From uncultured Roseateles sp., the proteins below share one genomic window:
- a CDS encoding peptidylprolyl isomerase, with the protein MHAKSARLLVALLCCAWSIGAQAATKTAAAKPEPRLGAAELIAQSKPQDWRGLDPSNTLLMQLDSGQVIIELAPRFAPRHSANIRTLAKERYFDGLAILRVQDNFVTQWGDPEAENAERAKPLGTAATHVPAEFDVALKGLPLTKLPDADGWAPVTGFVDGMPVAADPKKGRAWLAHCYGMVGAGRNNPPDSSTGAELYVVIGQAPRGLDLNITLVGRVLKGMELLSGLPRGGPNMGFYDKAEQRTAIRGTKLLADLPEADRPALQVLRTDTALWQQLLAARRDRREEWFVHNPGHINLCNATVPVRNQPAP; encoded by the coding sequence ATGCACGCCAAGTCCGCCCGATTGCTTGTCGCCCTGCTCTGCTGCGCCTGGAGTATCGGCGCCCAAGCGGCGACCAAGACGGCGGCGGCAAAGCCTGAACCGAGGCTGGGCGCGGCGGAGCTGATCGCACAATCCAAGCCACAGGACTGGCGTGGCCTGGACCCCAGCAACACCTTGCTGATGCAGCTGGACAGCGGCCAGGTCATCATCGAACTGGCGCCGCGCTTTGCGCCCAGGCACAGCGCCAATATCCGCACCTTGGCCAAGGAGCGCTATTTCGATGGTCTGGCCATCCTGCGGGTGCAGGACAACTTCGTCACCCAGTGGGGCGACCCGGAAGCCGAGAACGCCGAGCGGGCCAAGCCACTGGGCACGGCCGCGACGCACGTGCCGGCTGAGTTCGATGTTGCCTTGAAGGGCCTGCCCTTGACCAAGCTCCCCGACGCCGATGGCTGGGCACCGGTGACCGGCTTTGTCGATGGCATGCCGGTGGCGGCAGACCCGAAGAAAGGCCGCGCCTGGCTGGCCCATTGCTATGGCATGGTCGGGGCCGGCCGCAACAACCCGCCAGACAGCAGCACTGGCGCCGAGCTCTACGTCGTGATCGGCCAGGCCCCGCGCGGGCTGGACCTGAACATCACCCTGGTCGGCCGGGTGTTGAAGGGCATGGAGCTGCTGTCGGGCCTGCCTCGCGGCGGCCCGAACATGGGTTTCTACGACAAGGCCGAGCAGCGCACCGCCATACGCGGCACAAAGCTGCTGGCCGACCTGCCCGAGGCCGATCGCCCGGCCCTGCAGGTGCTGCGCACCGACACGGCGCTGTGGCAGCAGCTGCTGGCCGCCCGGCGCGATCGCCGCGAGGAATGGTTCGTACACAACCCCGGCCATATCAATCTGTGCAATGCCACGGTGCCGGTGCGCAACCAGCCAGCGCCCTGA